In the Candidatus Delongbacteria bacterium genome, one interval contains:
- a CDS encoding GNAT family N-acetyltransferase — protein MIIRDYTPEDEKEWLKCRLLSFYHSSYYDDIIHEKPKYSNEMIDLIAVKDGDIIGFLEIEYEQDPKDVCYLEGDRGGVIWNLGVLPDYQGKLVATKLFQEAIHRCKILGLKRLEAWTQDDTPSNRWYEKNRFILKESYLNVYANWCECKKNNMIQNVGEIYGIRSLNFEAPIHRKDELKEKFLKVLEVKLYELNL, from the coding sequence ATGATTATTAGAGATTACACTCCAGAGGATGAAAAAGAATGGCTAAAATGTAGATTATTATCTTTTTACCATAGTTCATACTATGATGATATAATCCACGAAAAACCAAAATATTCAAATGAGATGATTGATCTTATTGCTGTAAAAGATGGAGATATTATTGGATTCCTTGAAATTGAATATGAACAAGACCCAAAGGATGTATGCTATTTGGAAGGTGATCGAGGGGGAGTTATCTGGAATTTAGGTGTACTCCCTGATTATCAAGGGAAATTGGTAGCGACGAAATTATTTCAAGAAGCTATTCACAGATGTAAAATCCTAGGTTTAAAAAGATTGGAAGCCTGGACACAGGATGATACTCCATCTAACAGGTGGTATGAGAAGAATAGATTTATACTAAAAGAATCTTATTTAAATGTTTACGCAAATTGGTGTGAATGCAAAAAGAATAATATGATTCAAAATGTTGGGGAGATTTACGGAATAAGAAGCTTGAATTTCGAAGCTCCAATACATAGAAAGGATGAACTAAAGGAAAAATTTTTAAAAGTATTGGAAGTTAAGTTGTATGAACTGAATTTGTAA